The Deltaproteobacteria bacterium genomic interval GGCATCCTGAACATTCCTTTTCGTGGCCAACTTCGGGCATCCGATATCCTCCCCGGCTGCGTTTCTCTCCCTGAGAAAACAACTTTTGGGGGCATACCTGAACACAAAGATTACAACCCTTACAGAATCGATCATCAAGGATGATCTTGGTTGTCTGCTGCTTCGGCCGGGAAACTTTCATAGAGGGTTTTACTGAACTCCTTCTTTTCCGTCAGGTGATGGATTTTGCCCACAATAATCCTTCCCCTTAAATCCTGGGCCGCAGTGCTCCTGGCTCGCTCGACCGAGATCGCTCTTTTCTTAAAAAGGGTCAGAAGCTCTCCCGGGTCGCTGGTTCCTTCCATGTATCTTCCGGCCTGCGTTGGGCACTGGGAAAGCACCTCGATAAAGGAAAATCCCGCATGCTCAATTCCTTCCTTGATGGCCCGGAGAAGTTGCTTCGGGTGGGCGGTCGTCCAGCGGGCCACGTAGGTGGCTCCAGCCGCTCGTGCCAGATCGCCGACGTCAAAAGGAAATTCAATGTTACCGTAAGGAGATGTCTGGGTCCGGCCGTGAAGGGGGGTGGTAGGAGCAACCTGTCCGCCGGTCATTCCATAGATTCCGTTATTCATCATGATGACCGTAAGGTCGATATTCCGTCTGGCTCCATGGATGAAATGATTGCCGCCAATCCCCACGCAATCTCCGTCACCGGTAAAGACAACCACCTTTCTCCGTGGATCTGTGAGTTTCAATCCGGTGGCAAAAGGAATGGCCCGGCCATGGAGGACATGGAGGACATCGGCCCGGAGATAAGTGGGCAACCACCCCGAGCAGCCAATCCCACCCACCAAAGCCAGGTCCGGGAAGATGTCCATCTCTTCCACTGCCCGCAAAAAAATATTTAATACGGTCCCATCCCCGCAGCCTGGGCAGAAGATCAGGGGAAGCGCGGCTTGCCGAAGGTATTTATCAGCTAAAGGATGCATGTCTTTAATAATAATTGGCCACAGAGGAAACAGAGATTTCAGAGAGTAAAATGATTAAATAACGGATTAAAAAAACCAGGAAAATTTTTTAAAACTTATTTGATTTTTTCAAAAATTTCCTGAGGCGTGTGCATTTCCCCGCCCAATTTGGGCATGGAAATGACTTCTGCTCTTCCGCGGGCCACCCTTTCCACTTCCCGATAAATCTTTCCCATGTTCATTTCTGGGACAATGATTTTTTTTACTCTTTGGCAAAGCTGATCGATGGCGGTTTCTGGAAACGGCCAGAGAATGCGCATTTTCAAGCATCCCGCTTTCACGCCTGTGTGGCGGGCTTCTTTGGTGGCCCGCAGCGATGGCCTTGCCGGGCTACCGTAAGCGATTACCGCCACTTCTGCGTCGTCCAGCCTATATTCTTCCACATCCAAAAGCTCCCGGGCATGGCCGGTAATTTTGCGGCAGATTCGCTCCACGAGTCCCGCAGAGACATCCGGCTTATGCCCGGCGCGGATTCCCCACTCATCGTGTAGTTGCCCGTCAACTAAAATTCCATACCCCTGATTGAAAGTCGGCATGCCATCTAAAAAACCCTGCGAGGTAGGGCGATAGGGTATGTAGTCCTTAATGGAGCTTTCCGGTTTTTTGCGTCGCACGACCTCTACCTGCTCGGGAATCCGAATTTTCTCCCGCGTATGGCCCACAATCTCATCGGAGAGAACCATGACCGGGTTGCGGTAAATTTCAGCCAGGTTAAAAGCCTTCACGGTCAGGTCAAAGGCTTCTTGGACGCTCGAGGGCGTAAGGGCAATGATCTCATAATCTCCGTGGGACCCATACTTGGCCTGCATCACATCCTGTTGGGAGGAAGAGGTGGGTTGCCCGGTGGAAGGCCCTCCGCGCATGACGTCGATTACCACAATAGGAGTATCCGTCTCCGCGGCCCAGCCGATGCCCTCTTGTTTTAGGGTGAATCCCGGACCGGAAGTGGCTGTGCAGGCTTTGGCTCCTCCCCAAGCCGCTCCCAATGCAGCGCAAATCGATGCGATCTCGTCTTCCATCTGTAAAAAAACTCCCCGCACCTGAGGAAGCATGCGGGCCATGAGCTCGGTAATCTCCGTCGCCGGCGTTATGGGATAGCCAGCAAAAAAACGGCAACCCGCGGCCATGGCTCCGCGAACACAGGCTTCGTTTCCATGAATGACCAATGTTTGCACCAAAAATGTTTTCCTTTTTTGAAATGAAATCGAATCTAAGAAAAATTATTAAAAGGATGGCTTACTATAGCAGGAAGGTGTTTAAGAATTCAATCCTTTTACCCCATCAGTTTCTACTTATTTCTTCCGCCTCAAGCCGTTCCTTAACCTCTTCGATCCGTTTCGCTCCGATGAACCGCGTTGAAAAATATCGGTTTTCGAAACTATTAACTTCCACCCGGTGTTTTCGCAGGGAGGTGTGGATGAACTGCCCATTCCCGATGTAGATTCCCACATGGCCGGGGCGACGGGCCTGGCCGCGCTTGAAAAAAACTAAGTCGCCGATGCGCAGTGCTTCCCGAGCAACGGTATAGCCGACCAGGAATTGTTCGCGGGTAGTGCGGGGAAGGTCAATATCAAAGATCCTAAAAACTTTTTGCACAAAAGCCGAGCAATCCATCCCGTTGATATTCGTCCCACTCCGGCTATATTTTAATCCCAAGAAAGCCTTGGCCACCCTGACCAGAACCTGTTGATCCTTCTCTTCAGCCAAAAATTCATTTCTTTTTACAACGACTTTCGCAACTTCGTCACTTACTTCTTTTTTCTCCTCTCTTTTTTCTTTTCCGTCTCCTTCAATTTCCTCCTGTTTTGCTTTCAGCGGTGGCTGAAGATAAATGATTTGCCCAGGTTTTAGCTTTTTCCCCTTTTTCTTCTCCGCGGCCGTGTCCCCAGGGTCTATCCCCGGAATGGCTAAACGTTGTCCTGCCCGAATTTTCGTGTCGTCCAGGTCATTGGCCTCCTGGATCTCTTCTACGGAAAGATGAAACTTTTTCGCGATGCTGTATAAGGAATCTCCTCGCTTCACAACATAGGTAAGGTCCGCCTTCGCCGGTGAAGAAGTCGCCAAGATAAAAAGGAATGGGAAAAAAAATCGCA includes:
- a CDS encoding thiamine pyrophosphate-dependent enzyme is translated as MHPLADKYLRQAALPLIFCPGCGDGTVLNIFLRAVEEMDIFPDLALVGGIGCSGWLPTYLRADVLHVLHGRAIPFATGLKLTDPRRKVVVFTGDGDCVGIGGNHFIHGARRNIDLTVIMMNNGIYGMTGGQVAPTTPLHGRTQTSPYGNIEFPFDVGDLARAAGATYVARWTTAHPKQLLRAIKEGIEHAGFSFIEVLSQCPTQAGRYMEGTSDPGELLTLFKKRAISVERARSTAAQDLRGRIIVGKIHHLTEKKEFSKTLYESFPAEAADNQDHP
- a CDS encoding 4Fe-4S binding protein, with the protein product MKVSRPKQQTTKIILDDRFCKGCNLCVQVCPQKLFSQGEKRSRGGYRMPEVGHEKECSGCLLCEMTCPDLALTVLRVGK
- a CDS encoding peptidoglycan endopeptidase, with amino-acid sequence MKQPCSLLMRFFFPFLFILATSSPAKADLTYVVKRGDSLYSIAKKFHLSVEEIQEANDLDDTKIRAGQRLAIPGIDPGDTAAEKKKGKKLKPGQIIYLQPPLKAKQEEIEGDGKEKREEKKEVSDEVAKVVVKRNEFLAEEKDQQVLVRVAKAFLGLKYSRSGTNINGMDCSAFVQKVFRIFDIDLPRTTREQFLVGYTVAREALRIGDLVFFKRGQARRPGHVGIYIGNGQFIHTSLRKHRVEVNSFENRYFSTRFIGAKRIEEVKERLEAEEISRN
- a CDS encoding 2-oxoacid:acceptor oxidoreductase subunit alpha, which gives rise to MVQTLVIHGNEACVRGAMAAGCRFFAGYPITPATEITELMARMLPQVRGVFLQMEDEIASICAALGAAWGGAKACTATSGPGFTLKQEGIGWAAETDTPIVVIDVMRGGPSTGQPTSSSQQDVMQAKYGSHGDYEIIALTPSSVQEAFDLTVKAFNLAEIYRNPVMVLSDEIVGHTREKIRIPEQVEVVRRKKPESSIKDYIPYRPTSQGFLDGMPTFNQGYGILVDGQLHDEWGIRAGHKPDVSAGLVERICRKITGHARELLDVEEYRLDDAEVAVIAYGSPARPSLRATKEARHTGVKAGCLKMRILWPFPETAIDQLCQRVKKIIVPEMNMGKIYREVERVARGRAEVISMPKLGGEMHTPQEIFEKIK